From a region of the Zingiber officinale cultivar Zhangliang chromosome 4B, Zo_v1.1, whole genome shotgun sequence genome:
- the LOC121976255 gene encoding nucleotide pyrophosphatase/phosphodiesterase-like isoform X2: MSFTSASSLLFLLLLVLLPFVAGGRQHDLAGVQPLSRVAIHRTRLSLEDQAFVRASPPLLGLKGEDTEWVIVELGSPNPTPDDWIGVFSPANFNASTCSVENPEDQVPLICTSPIKYQFVNYSNPSYASTGSGTLRFQLINQRADFSFALFSGGLENMAVTWTSGYDINEAITFVEWGPKWGPITRSPAGTLTFNRGTLCGSPARTFGWRDPGYIHTSFLKELWPNAEYTYKLGHQLFNGSYIWSKSFSFRASPFPGQNSVQQIIIFGDMGKAERDGSNEYSKYQPGSLNTTDMIVKDLDNVDIVFHIGDITYANGYISQWDQFTAQVEPISSRVPYMLASGNHERDWPNTGSFYNTIDSGAECGVLAETMFCVPAENRANYWYSTDFGMFHFCIADTEHDWREGSEQYAFIEDCLASVDRKKQPWLIFAAHRVLGYSSGMNYVLEGSFEEPMGRESLQKLWQRYRVDIAFYGHVHNYERTCPIYQNQCVNNEASHYSGMMNGTIHVVAGGGGSHLSNFSDVVPRWSLYRDVNFGFVKLTAFNHSSLLFEYKRSSDGRVYDSFTIYRDYRDVLACVHDSCPPTTLAT; encoded by the exons ATGAGCTTTACCTCCGCAAGctcacttctcttcctcctcctcctcgtcctGCTTCCTTTCGTCGCCGGCGGCCGCCAGCATGACCTCGCCGGAGTGCAGCCGCTCTCCCGGGTCGCCATCCACAGGACCCGTCTCTCCCTCGAAGACCAGGCCTTCGTCAGGGCCTCGCCGCCACTCCTTGGCCTCAAG GGCGAAGATACTGAATGGGTGATAGTGGAGCTTGGAAGCCCCAACCCAACACCGGACGACTGGATCGGAGTGTTCTCTCCTGCCAACTTTAA CGCATCCACCTGCTCCGTTGAGAACCCTGAGGATCAAGTTCCACTCATTTGTACCTCTCCAATAAAG TATCAATTTGTTAATTATTCAAACCCGAGCTATGCGAGCACTGGGAGTGGTACGTTGAGGTTTCAGTTGATCAATCAGCGGGCGGACTTCTCGTTTGCGTTGTTCAGTGGGGGTTTAGAAAAT ATGGCTGTTACATGGACAAGCGGATATGACATTAATGAAGCAATTACTTTTGTTGAATGGGGACCAAAATGGGGACCCATAACACGGTCACCAGCTGGAACACTGACGTTCAATCGCGGAACCTTGTGTG GCTCACCAGCTCGCACATTTGGGTGGAGAGATCCCGGTTATATTCACACAAGCTTTCTAAAGGAATTATGGCCAAATGCAGA GTACACTTACAAGCTTGGTCATCAGTTGTTCAATGGTTCCTACATTTGGAGCAAGTCTTTTTCATTCCGGGCATCTCCTTTTCCCGGACAAAATTCTGTGCAACAAATCATAATTTTTGGTGACATGGGGAAG GCGGAGCGCGATGGGTCCAATGAGTACAGTAAGTATCAGCCTGGTTCACTGAACACTACGGATATGATTGTCAAAGACTTGGACAATGTCGACATTGTCTTCCATATAGGAGACATCACCTATGCAAATGGATATATATCACAGTGGGATCAGTTTACTGCACAAGTGGAGCCAATTAGTTCAAGGGTCCCCTATATGCTTGCAAG CGGAAATCATGAACGAGATTGGCCAAATACGGGATCTTTCTATAACACTATAGACTCCGGAGCAGAATGCGGTGTGCTAGCTGAAACCATGTTCTGTGTGCCAGCTGAAAACCGAGCCAACTATTG GTATTCTACTGACTTCGGTATGTTCCATTTCTGCATAGCAGACACTGAGCATGACTGGAGAGAGGGCTCCGAACAATATGCATTTATCGAAGATTGCCTGGCATCAGTTGACAGGAAGAAACAACCATGGCTGATATTTGCTGCCCATCGGGTTCTCGGTTACTCTTCCGGCATGAATTATGTTTTGGAGGGATCATTCGAAGAGCCAATGGGAAGGGAGAGCCTTCAGAAGCTCTGGCAGAGGTATCGGGTGGATATCGCCTTCTATGGCCATGTTCACAACTATGAGAGAACTTGCCCGATTTATCAG AACCAATGTGTGAACAATGAAGCATCTCATTACTCTGGCATGATGAACGGAACCATCCATGTTGTTGCCGGTGGAGGTGGGAGCCATTTGTCAAACTTCTCCGACGTTGTACCAAGATGGAGTCTTTATCGAGATGTAAACTTCGGCTTCGTTAAGCTCACTGCCTTTAACCATTCTTCACTTCTTTTCGAGTACAAGAGGAGCAGCGACGGGAGAGTCTATGATTCCTTCACCATTTACAGAGACTACAGGGATGTGTTGGCTTGTGTTCATGATAGCTGCCCCCCAACAACACTAGCAACATAG
- the LOC121976255 gene encoding nucleotide pyrophosphatase/phosphodiesterase-like isoform X1 encodes MSFTSASSLLFLLLLVLLPFVAGGRQHDLAGVQPLSRVAIHRTRLSLEDQAFVRASPPLLGLKGEDTEWVIVELGSPNPTPDDWIGVFSPANFNASTCSVENPEDQVPLICTSPIKYQFVNYSNPSYASTGSGTLRFQLINQRADFSFALFSGGLENPKLIAVSNVITFANPKAPVYPRLAQGKLWNEMAVTWTSGYDINEAITFVEWGPKWGPITRSPAGTLTFNRGTLCGSPARTFGWRDPGYIHTSFLKELWPNAEYTYKLGHQLFNGSYIWSKSFSFRASPFPGQNSVQQIIIFGDMGKAERDGSNEYSKYQPGSLNTTDMIVKDLDNVDIVFHIGDITYANGYISQWDQFTAQVEPISSRVPYMLASGNHERDWPNTGSFYNTIDSGAECGVLAETMFCVPAENRANYWYSTDFGMFHFCIADTEHDWREGSEQYAFIEDCLASVDRKKQPWLIFAAHRVLGYSSGMNYVLEGSFEEPMGRESLQKLWQRYRVDIAFYGHVHNYERTCPIYQNQCVNNEASHYSGMMNGTIHVVAGGGGSHLSNFSDVVPRWSLYRDVNFGFVKLTAFNHSSLLFEYKRSSDGRVYDSFTIYRDYRDVLACVHDSCPPTTLAT; translated from the exons ATGAGCTTTACCTCCGCAAGctcacttctcttcctcctcctcctcgtcctGCTTCCTTTCGTCGCCGGCGGCCGCCAGCATGACCTCGCCGGAGTGCAGCCGCTCTCCCGGGTCGCCATCCACAGGACCCGTCTCTCCCTCGAAGACCAGGCCTTCGTCAGGGCCTCGCCGCCACTCCTTGGCCTCAAG GGCGAAGATACTGAATGGGTGATAGTGGAGCTTGGAAGCCCCAACCCAACACCGGACGACTGGATCGGAGTGTTCTCTCCTGCCAACTTTAA CGCATCCACCTGCTCCGTTGAGAACCCTGAGGATCAAGTTCCACTCATTTGTACCTCTCCAATAAAG TATCAATTTGTTAATTATTCAAACCCGAGCTATGCGAGCACTGGGAGTGGTACGTTGAGGTTTCAGTTGATCAATCAGCGGGCGGACTTCTCGTTTGCGTTGTTCAGTGGGGGTTTAGAAAAT CCGAAGTTAATTGCGGTGTCGAATGTGATCACTTTTGCAAATCCGAAGGCTCCAGTGTACCCGAGGCTTGCACAAGGGAAATTGTGGAATGAA ATGGCTGTTACATGGACAAGCGGATATGACATTAATGAAGCAATTACTTTTGTTGAATGGGGACCAAAATGGGGACCCATAACACGGTCACCAGCTGGAACACTGACGTTCAATCGCGGAACCTTGTGTG GCTCACCAGCTCGCACATTTGGGTGGAGAGATCCCGGTTATATTCACACAAGCTTTCTAAAGGAATTATGGCCAAATGCAGA GTACACTTACAAGCTTGGTCATCAGTTGTTCAATGGTTCCTACATTTGGAGCAAGTCTTTTTCATTCCGGGCATCTCCTTTTCCCGGACAAAATTCTGTGCAACAAATCATAATTTTTGGTGACATGGGGAAG GCGGAGCGCGATGGGTCCAATGAGTACAGTAAGTATCAGCCTGGTTCACTGAACACTACGGATATGATTGTCAAAGACTTGGACAATGTCGACATTGTCTTCCATATAGGAGACATCACCTATGCAAATGGATATATATCACAGTGGGATCAGTTTACTGCACAAGTGGAGCCAATTAGTTCAAGGGTCCCCTATATGCTTGCAAG CGGAAATCATGAACGAGATTGGCCAAATACGGGATCTTTCTATAACACTATAGACTCCGGAGCAGAATGCGGTGTGCTAGCTGAAACCATGTTCTGTGTGCCAGCTGAAAACCGAGCCAACTATTG GTATTCTACTGACTTCGGTATGTTCCATTTCTGCATAGCAGACACTGAGCATGACTGGAGAGAGGGCTCCGAACAATATGCATTTATCGAAGATTGCCTGGCATCAGTTGACAGGAAGAAACAACCATGGCTGATATTTGCTGCCCATCGGGTTCTCGGTTACTCTTCCGGCATGAATTATGTTTTGGAGGGATCATTCGAAGAGCCAATGGGAAGGGAGAGCCTTCAGAAGCTCTGGCAGAGGTATCGGGTGGATATCGCCTTCTATGGCCATGTTCACAACTATGAGAGAACTTGCCCGATTTATCAG AACCAATGTGTGAACAATGAAGCATCTCATTACTCTGGCATGATGAACGGAACCATCCATGTTGTTGCCGGTGGAGGTGGGAGCCATTTGTCAAACTTCTCCGACGTTGTACCAAGATGGAGTCTTTATCGAGATGTAAACTTCGGCTTCGTTAAGCTCACTGCCTTTAACCATTCTTCACTTCTTTTCGAGTACAAGAGGAGCAGCGACGGGAGAGTCTATGATTCCTTCACCATTTACAGAGACTACAGGGATGTGTTGGCTTGTGTTCATGATAGCTGCCCCCCAACAACACTAGCAACATAG